A DNA window from Streptomyces sp. CA-278952 contains the following coding sequences:
- a CDS encoding DUF397 domain-containing protein — MSADLTGAVWRKSSRSQNNATCVEVAFLGDGRVAMRDTKDQGNGPALVFTSGEWAAFEGGVVGGEFVRS, encoded by the coding sequence ATGAGCGCGGATCTGACAGGCGCGGTATGGCGTAAGTCCAGCCGCTCACAGAACAACGCCACCTGCGTCGAGGTCGCGTTCCTCGGCGACGGCCGCGTAGCCATGCGCGACACGAAGGACCAGGGCAACGGCCCCGCTCTCGTCTTCACCTCCGGCGAGTGGGCCGCGTTCGAAGGCGGCGTCGTGGGCGGCGAGTTCGTGCGGTCGTAG
- a CDS encoding helix-turn-helix domain-containing protein yields the protein MVEAASGSTVPRRQLGRNLRELRNRARLTVRAASTALEWSDQKIWRIETGQTSMRSLDVEAMCRAYGADAELTMGLMGLAKETKNRGWWHAYGDVIPEGFDLFIGLEGAAASLRQYIKDLVPGLVQTEDYARALIREGTHDVDRDEIERRVHVRMARQELLTRVTSPPTLELALGEAVLRQPVGGGEVMARQLHRLAETMELPNVSLRVVPFAAGLHYGLVSGPFTLLRFPVNGDGQPMEPPTVYMEGFTGDLYLDKPQEIERYDQAFTSIWRAALDHKGTQNILRQAAKEFSR from the coding sequence GTGGTGGAAGCGGCAAGCGGTTCGACCGTGCCCCGCCGTCAACTGGGGCGAAACTTGCGTGAGCTGCGCAATCGCGCGCGGCTGACCGTGCGCGCGGCGTCGACGGCCCTGGAGTGGTCGGATCAGAAGATCTGGCGCATCGAAACGGGCCAGACTTCGATGCGCAGCCTGGATGTTGAGGCCATGTGTCGTGCGTACGGTGCTGACGCCGAGTTGACCATGGGCCTGATGGGGCTGGCCAAGGAGACCAAGAACCGGGGATGGTGGCACGCCTACGGCGACGTGATCCCGGAGGGCTTCGACCTCTTCATCGGGCTGGAGGGGGCTGCGGCAAGTCTGCGTCAGTACATCAAGGACCTGGTGCCGGGTCTCGTGCAGACGGAGGACTACGCCCGAGCGCTGATCCGGGAGGGCACCCATGACGTCGACCGCGATGAGATCGAGCGACGGGTACATGTCCGAATGGCGCGACAGGAGTTGCTGACCAGGGTGACCAGCCCGCCCACCTTGGAACTGGCGCTTGGTGAAGCGGTGCTCCGCCAACCGGTCGGCGGAGGCGAAGTAATGGCTCGCCAGTTGCACCGCCTGGCCGAGACGATGGAACTGCCGAACGTCTCATTGCGGGTCGTGCCGTTCGCGGCAGGTCTGCACTATGGCCTCGTGTCGGGGCCGTTCACACTCTTGCGCTTTCCCGTCAACGGCGACGGACAGCCGATGGAGCCGCCCACCGTCTACATGGAGGGCTTCACCGGCGACCTGTACCTCGACAAACCGCAGGAGATCGAGCGGTACGACCAGGCGTTCACTTCCATCTGGCGAGCCGCTCTGGATCACAAGGGCACCCAGAACATCCTTCGGCAAGCGGCAAAGGAGTTTTCCCGATGA
- a CDS encoding recombinase family protein — MRVPDDMSDQEAKQKQDDLATYAESNGFHLATVFHEYVPGAQSAFTELVEAVKRAEAKHVVVPSYRELALNRSLQNAMLTHLSYATGGAQVISLDDCS; from the coding sequence ATGCGAGTGCCCGACGACATGAGCGACCAGGAGGCGAAGCAGAAACAGGACGACCTCGCCACGTACGCCGAGAGCAACGGCTTCCACCTGGCGACCGTGTTCCACGAGTACGTACCGGGAGCGCAGTCCGCGTTCACGGAGCTGGTGGAGGCGGTCAAGCGCGCCGAAGCCAAGCACGTGGTCGTGCCGTCCTACCGGGAGCTGGCGCTCAACCGGTCGCTCCAGAACGCCATGCTCACCCACCTCTCGTACGCCACCGGCGGCGCGCAAGTCATCAGCTTGGACGACTGCTCATGA
- a CDS encoding ATP-binding protein: protein MTRQEVPYQPEHVRFVDQLSLTAAQSAVSTSRHFLRFALSKLHAALIEDDVLLVASELVTNAITITGVVAEKPTWGELERLDLVHVRLVGLRDSVVIEVWDVSSEPPVLRRAEDDAEDGRGLFLVRQLARRWGSFRAGSGKAVWAELGVRSPLPRRQESGLSTARPAVAGPAAVVLGRVLAGLDTAL from the coding sequence ATGACGCGCCAGGAGGTGCCCTACCAGCCGGAGCACGTGCGCTTCGTCGACCAACTCTCCTTGACTGCCGCGCAGTCGGCCGTCTCGACCTCCCGTCACTTCCTGCGGTTCGCTCTCTCCAAGTTGCATGCGGCTCTCATCGAGGACGATGTCCTTCTCGTCGCCTCGGAGCTGGTCACCAACGCCATCACCATCACCGGAGTGGTGGCCGAGAAGCCGACGTGGGGCGAGCTGGAGCGGCTCGACCTCGTCCACGTCCGTCTCGTCGGCCTGCGGGACAGCGTCGTCATCGAGGTGTGGGACGTATCGAGCGAGCCCCCCGTGCTCAGGCGTGCCGAGGACGACGCCGAGGACGGGCGCGGGCTGTTCCTCGTACGGCAGCTCGCGCGGCGCTGGGGTTCCTTCCGCGCCGGGAGCGGGAAGGCGGTCTGGGCCGAGCTGGGCGTACGGTCGCCGCTGCCGCGGCGACAGGAGAGCGGGCTCTCCACGGCCCGGCCTGCGGTGGCAGGGCCCGCTGCCGTGGTGCTCGGCCGCGTCCTCGCGGGGCTGGACACAGCGCTATAG
- a CDS encoding L,D-transpeptidase: protein MEKRVMTDSKRRRGLMAMSALLGGVLVLSACSDDGDKGGKTNAGSSESSQQEVDKAAAADASEAQIAIKPKNGAANASINNAAQVTVAKGKLTKVVMTTAAGDPVEGTLAADGSSWKPAGQLERSTTYKIDATAADAKGREAHENSSFTTVSPDNSFIGNFTPEDGSTVGVGMPVSINFNKAITDKKAVQDGITVTSSSGQEVVGHWFNSQRLDLRPEDYWQGGSTVTLKLALDGVEGADGVFGVQQKSVTFKVGRNQVSTVDVKSKTMTVTRDGKTLKTIPISAGSPENPTYNGQMVISEKHKETRMNGATVGFTDDDGKGEYDIKDVPHAMRLSTSGTFIHGNYWGKGIFGNANTSHGCVGLADVKGANDSSAPGAWFYDNSLVGDVVIVKNSPDKTITPDNGLNGWNMSWSEWTAGSQA, encoded by the coding sequence ATGGAGAAGCGTGTGATGACGGACAGCAAGCGGCGCAGGGGCCTCATGGCCATGTCCGCACTGCTCGGCGGCGTGCTGGTGCTTTCTGCCTGTAGCGACGACGGCGACAAGGGCGGAAAGACGAACGCCGGGAGCTCGGAGTCGTCGCAGCAGGAAGTGGACAAGGCGGCAGCCGCAGACGCCTCCGAGGCGCAGATAGCGATCAAGCCGAAGAACGGCGCGGCCAACGCCAGCATCAACAACGCCGCCCAGGTCACCGTCGCCAAGGGCAAGCTGACCAAGGTCGTCATGACCACGGCGGCCGGCGACCCGGTCGAGGGCACGCTGGCGGCCGACGGGTCCAGCTGGAAGCCCGCGGGCCAGCTGGAGCGGTCCACCACGTACAAGATCGACGCCACGGCGGCCGACGCGAAGGGCCGCGAGGCCCACGAGAACAGCTCCTTCACCACCGTCTCGCCCGACAACAGCTTCATCGGGAACTTCACCCCCGAGGACGGCTCCACGGTCGGCGTCGGGATGCCCGTCTCGATCAACTTCAACAAGGCGATCACGGACAAGAAGGCCGTCCAGGACGGCATCACCGTGACCTCCAGCAGCGGCCAGGAAGTCGTCGGCCACTGGTTCAACTCCCAGCGCCTGGACCTGCGCCCGGAGGACTACTGGCAGGGCGGCTCCACCGTCACCCTGAAGCTGGCCCTCGACGGCGTCGAGGGTGCGGACGGCGTCTTCGGCGTCCAGCAGAAGTCCGTGACCTTCAAGGTCGGCCGCAACCAGGTCTCCACCGTGGACGTGAAGTCCAAGACGATGACGGTCACCCGCGACGGCAAGACGCTCAAGACGATCCCGATCTCCGCGGGCTCGCCCGAGAACCCCACGTACAACGGTCAGATGGTGATCTCCGAGAAGCACAAGGAGACCCGGATGAACGGCGCCACCGTCGGCTTCACCGATGACGACGGCAAGGGCGAGTACGACATCAAGGACGTGCCGCACGCCATGCGCCTGTCCACGTCGGGCACCTTCATCCACGGCAACTACTGGGGCAAGGGCATCTTCGGCAACGCCAACACCAGCCACGGCTGCGTGGGCCTCGCCGACGTGAAGGGCGCGAACGACTCCAGCGCGCCCGGCGCCTGGTTCTACGACAACTCCCTCGTCGGCGACGTGGTCATCGTCAAGAACTCCCCGGACAAGACCATCACCCCGGACAACGGCCTCAACGGCTGGAACATGAGCTGGTCCGAGTGGACGGCCGGCTCCCAGGCCTGA
- the hutH gene encoding histidine ammonia-lyase: MDMHTVVVGTSGTTAEDVVAVARHDARVELSAAAVEALAAARLIVDALAAKPEPVYGVSTGFGALASRHISPELRAQLQRNIVRSHAAGMGPRVEREVVRALMFLRLKTVASGHTGVRPEVAQTMADVLNAGITPVVHEYGSLGCSGDLAPLSHCALTLMGEGDAEGPDGTVRPAGELLAAHGITPVELREKEGLALLNGTDGMLGMLVMALADLKNLYTSADITAALSLEALLGTDKVLAPELHAIRPHPGQGVSADNMARVLAGSGLTGHHQDDAPRVQDAYSVRCAPQVNGAGRDTLDYAAVVAGRELASSVDNPVILPDGRVESNGNFHGAPVAYVLDFLAIVAADLGSICERRTDRLLDKNRSHGLPPFLAHDAGVDSGLMIAQYTQAALVSEMKRLAVPASADSIPSSAMQEDHVSMGWSAARKLRTAVDNLARIVAVELYAATRAVEIRAAQGLTPAPASQAAVDALRAAGAEGPGPDRFLAPDLAAADTFVREGRLVAAVEPVTGPLA; encoded by the coding sequence ATGGATATGCACACTGTTGTGGTGGGGACGTCCGGAACCACCGCCGAGGACGTCGTCGCCGTGGCCCGCCACGACGCCCGGGTCGAGCTCTCCGCCGCCGCCGTGGAAGCCCTGGCCGCCGCCCGTCTCATCGTGGACGCGCTCGCCGCCAAGCCCGAGCCGGTCTACGGCGTCTCCACCGGCTTCGGCGCCCTCGCCAGCCGCCACATCAGCCCGGAACTGCGGGCGCAGCTCCAGCGCAACATCGTCCGCTCGCACGCGGCCGGCATGGGCCCCCGCGTCGAGCGCGAGGTGGTCCGCGCGCTGATGTTCCTCCGGCTGAAGACGGTCGCCTCGGGTCACACCGGCGTACGCCCCGAGGTCGCGCAGACCATGGCCGACGTGCTGAACGCGGGCATCACGCCCGTCGTCCACGAATACGGCTCGCTCGGCTGCTCCGGCGACCTCGCCCCGCTCTCGCACTGCGCGCTCACCCTGATGGGCGAGGGCGACGCGGAAGGCCCCGACGGCACCGTCCGCCCGGCCGGCGAGCTCCTCGCCGCGCACGGCATCACCCCGGTCGAGCTCCGCGAGAAGGAGGGCCTGGCCCTCCTCAACGGCACCGACGGCATGCTCGGCATGCTGGTCATGGCCCTCGCCGACCTGAAGAACCTCTACACCTCGGCCGACATCACCGCCGCCCTCTCCCTGGAGGCGCTGCTCGGCACGGACAAGGTCCTCGCCCCCGAGCTGCACGCCATCCGCCCGCACCCCGGCCAGGGTGTCAGCGCGGACAACATGGCGCGCGTGCTGGCTGGTTCCGGCCTGACAGGCCATCACCAGGACGACGCGCCCCGGGTCCAGGACGCCTACTCGGTGCGCTGCGCCCCCCAGGTCAACGGCGCGGGCCGCGACACCCTCGACTACGCGGCCGTGGTCGCGGGCCGCGAACTGGCCTCCTCCGTCGACAACCCGGTGATCCTGCCCGACGGCAGGGTCGAGTCCAACGGCAACTTCCACGGCGCGCCCGTCGCCTACGTCCTGGACTTCCTCGCGATCGTCGCCGCCGACCTCGGCTCGATCTGCGAACGCCGCACCGACCGGCTGCTCGACAAGAACCGCTCGCACGGCCTGCCGCCGTTCCTCGCGCACGACGCCGGGGTCGACTCGGGCCTGATGATCGCCCAGTACACCCAGGCCGCCCTGGTCAGCGAGATGAAGCGGCTCGCGGTCCCCGCCTCCGCCGACTCCATCCCGTCCTCCGCGATGCAGGAGGACCACGTATCCATGGGCTGGTCCGCCGCGCGCAAACTCCGTACGGCCGTGGACAACCTGGCCCGGATCGTCGCCGTCGAGCTGTACGCCGCGACCCGCGCCGTCGAGATCCGCGCCGCCCAGGGCCTGACCCCCGCCCCCGCCTCGCAGGCCGCCGTGGACGCGCTGCGGGCCGCCGGCGCCGAGGGCCCGGGCCCGGACCGCTTCCTCGCGCCGGACCTGGCCGCCGCCGACACGTTCGTACGGGAAGGGCGCCTGGTCGCGGCCGTGGAGCCGGTCACGGGGCCGCTGGCCTGA
- a CDS encoding GGDEF domain-containing protein has protein sequence MGGDDERLRAVVSLAQTMAAAYTPRESWRAAALGACEALSGSFAALSVWERDRGRLRVLVNAGQRAEGEEEFPEEEAYPVHEFPEITEFLHERWAGGGEPDAWVETADGQPGAGGPARGARPYCHQRVAALRRRGRGCCVVAPIVLHGRAWGELYVARPAGQPVFDRADANFATVLAAVVASGIAQTERLEEVRKLAFTDPLTGLANRRAVDIRLDEAVERHRADDTVVSLVVCDLNGLKAVNDTHGHAVGDRLLERFGSVLSLCGAMLPQALAARLGGDEFCLLAVGPPADAVVGVAAELCDRAAVIELGDGVACGVASTGDPIGPVRSARRLFRLADAAQYRAKAARSLGPVVAGRDGEVIRLADSPPKSAHDRRRLRGNRP, from the coding sequence ATGGGTGGTGACGATGAGCGGCTGCGAGCCGTGGTTTCGCTTGCGCAGACCATGGCCGCGGCCTACACGCCGCGCGAATCGTGGCGGGCGGCGGCGCTGGGCGCCTGCGAGGCGTTGAGCGGCAGTTTCGCCGCGCTCTCCGTGTGGGAGCGGGACCGGGGCAGGCTGCGGGTGCTGGTGAACGCGGGGCAGCGGGCCGAGGGGGAGGAGGAGTTCCCCGAGGAGGAGGCCTACCCGGTCCATGAGTTCCCGGAGATCACCGAGTTCCTGCACGAGCGCTGGGCCGGCGGCGGCGAGCCCGACGCCTGGGTGGAGACCGCCGACGGGCAGCCCGGCGCGGGCGGTCCGGCGCGCGGCGCCCGCCCGTACTGCCACCAGCGGGTCGCGGCGCTCCGGCGGCGTGGCCGGGGCTGCTGCGTGGTCGCGCCGATCGTGCTGCACGGCCGGGCGTGGGGCGAGCTGTATGTGGCGCGGCCGGCCGGGCAGCCCGTCTTCGACCGGGCCGACGCGAACTTCGCGACCGTGCTCGCCGCCGTCGTGGCCTCCGGGATCGCCCAGACCGAGCGCCTGGAGGAGGTCCGCAAGCTGGCCTTCACCGACCCGCTGACCGGTCTGGCGAACCGCCGAGCGGTCGACATCCGGCTCGACGAGGCCGTCGAGCGGCACCGGGCCGACGACACGGTCGTCAGCCTCGTCGTCTGCGACCTGAACGGCCTCAAGGCGGTGAACGACACCCACGGCCACGCCGTCGGCGACCGTCTGCTGGAACGTTTCGGCTCGGTGCTGTCGCTGTGCGGGGCGATGCTGCCCCAGGCGCTGGCCGCCCGGCTGGGCGGCGATGAGTTCTGCCTGCTCGCGGTGGGCCCCCCGGCCGACGCGGTGGTCGGCGTCGCCGCCGAGCTGTGCGACCGGGCGGCGGTGATCGAGCTGGGCGACGGGGTCGCCTGCGGGGTCGCCTCCACCGGTGACCCGATCGGCCCGGTGCGCTCGGCCCGCAGGCTCTTCCGGCTCGCGGACGCCGCCCAGTACCGGGCCAAGGCCGCCCGCTCGCTGGGCCCCGTGGTGGCCGGGCGGGACGGCGAGGTCATCCGGCTCGCGGACTCCCCGCCGAAGTCCGCGCACGACCGGCGCAGGCTGCGCGGCAACCGGCCGTGA
- a CDS encoding enoyl-CoA hydratase/isomerase family protein → MTVTSEQRYGEFVVVRRHAGQDHVAELVLDRPKAMNAVSTDMARSIAAACDALGADRDVRVTVLTSSHERAFCVGADLKERNSFTDADLVRQRPTARAAYTGVLELPMPVIAAVHGFALGGGFELALACDVIVADATAVVGLPEVSVGVIPGGGGTQLLPRRVGAARAAELVFSARRVEAAEARELGLVDELVEAGRDREEALALGGRIAANSPVGLRAAKKALRLGQGLDLRAGLEVEDAAWRSVAFSGDRAEGVAAFNEKRRPDWPGE, encoded by the coding sequence TTGACCGTCACGTCCGAGCAGCGGTACGGGGAGTTCGTCGTCGTACGACGGCACGCGGGGCAGGACCACGTGGCCGAGCTGGTCCTCGACCGGCCCAAGGCCATGAACGCCGTCTCCACCGACATGGCCCGCTCCATCGCCGCAGCCTGCGACGCACTCGGCGCCGACCGGGACGTCCGGGTTACCGTCCTGACCTCCAGCCATGAGCGGGCCTTCTGCGTGGGCGCGGATCTCAAGGAGCGCAACTCCTTCACCGACGCCGACCTCGTACGTCAGCGGCCCACCGCCCGCGCCGCCTACACCGGGGTCCTGGAGCTGCCGATGCCGGTGATCGCGGCCGTGCACGGCTTCGCCCTCGGCGGCGGCTTCGAACTCGCCCTCGCCTGCGATGTCATCGTCGCCGACGCCACCGCCGTGGTCGGGCTGCCCGAGGTGTCCGTGGGCGTCATCCCGGGCGGCGGCGGTACGCAGCTGCTGCCGCGCCGGGTGGGGGCGGCGCGCGCCGCCGAGCTGGTGTTCAGCGCCCGCCGCGTCGAGGCCGCCGAGGCCCGCGAACTGGGGCTGGTCGACGAGCTGGTCGAGGCGGGCCGGGACCGCGAGGAGGCCCTCGCGCTGGGCGGCCGGATTGCCGCCAACTCGCCGGTCGGGCTGCGTGCGGCCAAGAAGGCGCTCCGGCTGGGGCAGGGGCTCGATCTGCGGGCGGGCCTGGAGGTGGAGGACGCGGCCTGGCGGTCGGTGGCCTTCTCCGGGGACCGGGCGGAGGGGGTGGCCGCGTTCAACGAGAAGCGGCGCCCCGACTGGCCCGGCGAGTGA
- a CDS encoding adenylate/guanylate cyclase domain-containing protein — translation MTVGDTTSGAGEEPGSDSSVHATPHHEVDHTVEPTDDPLAIRLEALILGADRRYTPFQAARTAGVSMDLASRFWRAMGFADIGQAKALTEADVLALRRLAGLVEAGLLSEPMAIQVARSTGQTTARLAEWQIDSFLEGLTEPPEPGMTRTEVTYPLVELLLPELQEFLVYVWRRQLAAATGRVVQAADDDEMVDRRLAVGFADLVGFTRLTRRLEEEELGELVESFETTAADLVAAHGGRLIKTLGDEVLFAADDAGTAAEIALRLIEAMSQDETMPALRVGIAFGTVTTRMGDVFGTTVNLASRLTSIAPKDAVLVDGAFAKELIRHGDAPESEAQAAEAVAAAAERGRVAEKEGREPDDEPPLPTYRFGLQPMWQRPVRGLGVVEPWLLARRGKTGS, via the coding sequence GTGACCGTCGGCGACACGACGTCCGGCGCGGGTGAGGAGCCCGGGTCGGACTCCTCGGTCCACGCCACACCCCACCACGAGGTCGACCACACGGTGGAACCGACCGACGACCCCCTCGCCATCCGCCTCGAAGCGCTGATCCTGGGGGCCGACCGGCGCTACACGCCCTTCCAGGCGGCCCGCACCGCCGGGGTCTCCATGGACCTGGCCTCCCGGTTCTGGCGGGCCATGGGCTTCGCCGACATCGGCCAGGCCAAGGCGCTCACCGAGGCGGACGTGCTCGCCCTGCGCCGGCTCGCCGGTCTCGTCGAGGCGGGGCTGCTCAGCGAGCCGATGGCGATCCAGGTCGCCCGCTCCACCGGGCAGACCACCGCCCGGCTGGCCGAGTGGCAGATCGACTCGTTCCTGGAGGGGCTGACCGAGCCGCCCGAGCCGGGCATGACCCGCACCGAGGTCACGTATCCGCTGGTCGAACTGCTGCTCCCGGAGCTCCAGGAGTTCCTCGTCTACGTGTGGCGGCGCCAGCTCGCCGCCGCCACCGGCCGGGTCGTGCAGGCCGCGGACGACGACGAGATGGTCGACCGGCGGCTCGCCGTCGGCTTCGCGGACCTGGTCGGCTTCACCCGGCTGACCCGGCGCCTCGAGGAGGAGGAGCTGGGCGAACTGGTCGAGTCCTTCGAGACGACCGCCGCCGACCTGGTCGCCGCGCACGGCGGCCGGCTGATCAAGACCCTCGGCGACGAGGTCCTCTTCGCCGCCGACGACGCGGGCACGGCCGCCGAGATAGCGCTCCGGCTGATCGAGGCCATGTCCCAGGACGAGACGATGCCCGCCCTGCGCGTCGGCATCGCCTTCGGCACGGTCACCACCCGGATGGGCGACGTCTTCGGCACCACGGTGAACCTCGCCAGCCGGCTCACCTCGATAGCGCCGAAGGACGCCGTCCTGGTCGACGGGGCGTTCGCCAAGGAGCTGATCCGGCACGGCGACGCCCCGGAGTCCGAGGCGCAGGCCGCCGAGGCCGTCGCGGCCGCCGCCGAACGGGGCCGGGTCGCCGAGAAGGAGGGCCGCGAGCCCGACGACGAGCCGCCGCTGCCCACGTACCGCTTCGGGCTCCAGCCGATGTGGCAGCGCCCGGTGCGCGGGCTCGGCGTGGTGGAGCCGTGGCTGCTGGCCCGGCGGGGCAAGACCGGCTCCTGA
- a CDS encoding biotin--[acetyl-CoA-carboxylase] ligase, whose product MTPPDAPHNRWSDLDRPPLNVTALRRGLLRPDALWTSLEVVESTGSTNTDLAGRARGGAVGEGTVLVAEEQTAGRGRLERTWTAPPRSGLFLSVYLEPGDVPVERWGWVPLLAGVAAATGLAKSAGVDMSLKWPNDLLVAVEGEERKTGGILGEFAGDGIVVGLGVNVSLRADELPAPTAGSLALAGAVSTDRETLLRAVLRSLEEWYGRWKAADGDAAASGLQAAYAAGCATLDRTVRAELPGGASLVGEAVAIDGDGRLVLSTEGGLQRPVSAGDIVHLRGAAGGLT is encoded by the coding sequence ATGACACCACCGGATGCGCCACACAACCGTTGGTCGGACCTCGACCGGCCGCCCCTCAACGTGACCGCGCTGCGGCGCGGACTGCTGCGGCCGGACGCGCTGTGGACGTCGCTGGAGGTCGTGGAGTCCACCGGATCCACCAACACCGACCTCGCCGGGCGGGCCCGTGGCGGGGCGGTGGGCGAGGGCACGGTGCTGGTCGCCGAGGAGCAGACCGCCGGGCGCGGACGGCTGGAGCGGACCTGGACCGCGCCGCCCCGCTCAGGGCTGTTCCTCTCGGTCTACCTGGAGCCCGGCGACGTCCCGGTGGAGCGATGGGGGTGGGTGCCGCTGCTGGCCGGGGTCGCCGCCGCGACCGGCCTCGCGAAGTCGGCGGGTGTCGACATGTCGCTGAAGTGGCCCAATGATCTGCTGGTCGCGGTGGAAGGGGAGGAACGCAAGACGGGCGGCATCCTCGGCGAGTTCGCGGGGGACGGCATCGTCGTCGGCCTGGGCGTCAACGTCTCGCTCCGCGCCGACGAGCTGCCCGCGCCCACCGCCGGATCGCTGGCGCTCGCCGGAGCGGTCTCCACCGACCGCGAGACGCTGCTGCGCGCTGTCCTGCGCTCGCTGGAGGAGTGGTACGGCCGGTGGAAGGCGGCGGACGGCGACGCGGCCGCGAGCGGGCTCCAGGCCGCCTACGCGGCGGGCTGCGCGACGCTGGACCGGACCGTGCGGGCGGAGCTGCCGGGGGGCGCGTCCCTGGTCGGCGAGGCGGTCGCGATCGACGGGGACGGGCGTCTCGTCCTCTCCACCGAGGGCGGGCTCCAGCGGCCGGTGTCGGCCGGGGACATCGTCCACCTGCGGGGCGCGGCGGGCGGCCTGACCTGA
- a CDS encoding acyl-CoA carboxylase subunit beta, translating to MSEPLSDIHTTAGKLADLTRRIDEATHAGSARAVEKQHAKGKLTARERVGLLLDEGSFVELDEFARHRSTNFGIEKNRPYGDGVVTGYGTVDGRPVCVYSQDFTIFGGSLGEVYGEKIVKVMDFALKTGCPVIGINDGGGARIQEGVVALGLFAEIFRRNVHASGVIPQISLIVGPCAGGAVYSPAITDFTVMVDQTSHMFITGPDVIKTVTGEDVGFEELGGARTHNTTSGVAHHMAGDEKDAIEYVKSLLSYLPSNNLSEAPAFPEEADLATTDEDRELDTLIPDSANQPYDMHTAIEHVLDDGEFLETQALFAPNIITGFGRVEGHPVGIVANQPMQFAGCLDINASEKAARFVRTCDAFNVPVITFVDVPGFLPGVDQEYGGIIRRGAKLIYAYAEATVPLITVITRKAFGGAYDVMGSKHLGADLNVAWPTAQIAVMGAQGAVNILHRRTIAAAEDPDATRAELMTDYEDALLNPYVAAERGYVDAVIMPSDTRAHIVKGLRQLRTKRESLPPKKHGNIPL from the coding sequence ATGTCCGAGCCGCTAAGCGACATCCACACCACCGCGGGCAAGCTCGCGGACCTGACGCGCCGCATCGACGAAGCGACGCACGCCGGTTCGGCCCGCGCGGTCGAGAAGCAGCACGCCAAGGGCAAGCTGACGGCCCGTGAGCGGGTCGGGCTGCTGCTGGACGAGGGCTCCTTCGTGGAGCTCGACGAGTTCGCCCGGCACCGCTCCACCAACTTCGGCATCGAGAAGAACCGCCCGTACGGGGACGGTGTCGTCACCGGTTACGGCACGGTCGACGGCCGCCCGGTCTGCGTGTACTCGCAGGACTTCACCATCTTCGGCGGTTCGCTCGGCGAGGTCTACGGCGAGAAGATCGTCAAGGTCATGGACTTCGCGCTGAAGACCGGCTGTCCGGTCATCGGCATCAACGACGGCGGCGGCGCGCGCATCCAGGAAGGCGTCGTCGCGCTCGGCCTGTTCGCCGAGATCTTCCGCCGCAACGTGCACGCCTCCGGGGTCATCCCGCAGATCTCGCTGATCGTCGGCCCGTGCGCGGGCGGTGCGGTCTACTCCCCCGCGATCACCGACTTCACGGTGATGGTCGACCAGACCTCGCACATGTTCATCACCGGCCCCGACGTCATCAAGACGGTCACCGGCGAGGACGTCGGCTTCGAGGAGCTGGGCGGCGCCCGTACGCACAACACCACCTCCGGGGTGGCGCACCACATGGCGGGCGACGAGAAGGACGCCATCGAGTACGTCAAGTCGCTGCTGTCCTACCTCCCGTCGAACAACCTCTCCGAGGCCCCGGCCTTCCCGGAGGAGGCGGACCTCGCCACCACCGACGAGGACCGCGAGCTGGACACGCTCATCCCGGACTCGGCGAACCAGCCGTACGACATGCACACCGCGATCGAGCACGTGCTGGACGACGGCGAGTTCCTGGAGACCCAGGCCCTGTTCGCGCCGAACATCATCACCGGCTTCGGCCGGGTCGAGGGCCACCCGGTCGGCATCGTCGCCAACCAGCCGATGCAGTTCGCCGGCTGCCTGGACATCAACGCCAGCGAGAAGGCCGCGCGCTTCGTCCGCACCTGCGACGCGTTCAACGTCCCCGTCATCACCTTCGTGGACGTGCCGGGCTTCCTGCCGGGCGTGGACCAGGAGTACGGCGGCATCATCCGACGCGGCGCGAAGCTGATCTACGCCTACGCGGAGGCGACGGTCCCGCTGATCACCGTCATCACCCGCAAGGCGTTCGGCGGCGCGTACGACGTGATGGGCTCCAAGCACCTGGGCGCCGACCTGAACGTCGCCTGGCCGACCGCCCAGATCGCCGTCATGGGCGCCCAGGGCGCGGTGAACATCCTGCACCGCCGCACCATCGCGGCCGCCGAGGACCCGGACGCGACGCGGGCCGAGCTGATGACGGACTACGAGGACGCGCTGCTCAACCCGTACGTGGCGGCCGAGCGCGGCTACGTCGACGCGGTCATCATGCCGTCCGACACCCGGGCCCATATCGTGAAGGGGCTGCGTCAGCTGCGTACGAAGCGGGAATCCCTGCCTCCGAAGAAGCACGGCAACATTCCGCTCTAG
- a CDS encoding acyl-CoA carboxylase epsilon subunit, translated as MIKVVRGNPTPEELAAALAVVRARAVAASAVSSGAPLPPEQWSDPGRIARAGSPQPGPRAWARTYWPA; from the coding sequence ATGATCAAGGTCGTACGGGGCAACCCCACCCCGGAGGAGCTGGCCGCCGCACTGGCGGTGGTCCGGGCGCGCGCCGTGGCGGCGTCCGCCGTCTCGTCGGGCGCGCCGCTGCCGCCCGAGCAGTGGTCCGACCCGGGGCGCATCGCCCGCGCCGGCAGCCCGCAGCCGGGCCCCCGGGCCTGGGCGCGGACGTACTGGCCGGCCTGA